The Ensifer adhaerens genome contains a region encoding:
- a CDS encoding metal ABC transporter permease — protein MISLDMMLAVFEFEFMRNALLISVLVAIPTAMLSCFLVLKGWSLMGDAISHAVFPGVVISYIVGLPLAVGAFAAGMSCALLTGYLKENSRIKQDTVMGVVFSGMFGFGLVLYTKIQSDVHLDHILFGDMLGIGWPDIVETGVIALVAAGILAVKWRDFLLHAFDPAQAKAVGLPVNWLHYGLLAILSLTIVGALKAVGLILAIAMLIAPGAIAFLITRTMGMMLIVAVLIAMTASFTGVYLSFFIDSAPAPTIVLLMTAMFLMAFAWSSWRTYRNEARRVAAE, from the coding sequence ATGATCTCGCTCGACATGATGCTTGCCGTGTTCGAATTCGAGTTCATGCGCAACGCGCTTTTGATCTCGGTGCTGGTGGCGATCCCGACCGCGATGCTCTCCTGCTTCCTGGTGCTGAAGGGCTGGTCGCTGATGGGCGATGCGATCTCACATGCCGTCTTTCCCGGCGTGGTGATCTCCTACATCGTCGGCCTGCCGCTCGCCGTCGGTGCCTTTGCCGCCGGCATGTCCTGCGCGCTGCTCACCGGCTATCTCAAGGAAAACAGCCGCATCAAGCAGGATACGGTCATGGGCGTGGTCTTCTCCGGCATGTTCGGTTTCGGCTTGGTGCTCTACACCAAGATCCAGAGCGACGTGCACCTCGATCACATCCTCTTCGGCGACATGCTCGGCATCGGCTGGCCGGACATTGTCGAGACCGGCGTGATCGCGCTCGTCGCCGCCGGCATCCTCGCGGTCAAGTGGCGGGATTTCCTGCTGCATGCCTTCGACCCGGCCCAGGCCAAGGCGGTCGGCCTGCCGGTCAACTGGCTGCACTATGGGCTGCTGGCGATCCTGTCGCTGACGATTGTCGGTGCGCTGAAGGCGGTGGGGCTGATCCTCGCCATCGCCATGCTGATCGCGCCCGGCGCCATCGCCTTCCTGATAACCCGGACAATGGGCATGATGCTCATCGTCGCCGTGCTGATCGCGATGACGGCGTCCTTCACCGGCGTCTATCTGTCCTTCTTCATCGACAGCGCGCCGGCGCCGACCATCGTGCTCCTGATGACCGCAATGTTCCTGATGGCCTTCGCCTGGTCGTCCTGGCGGACCTACCGAAACGAAGCCCGGCGCGTGGCGGCCGAATGA
- a CDS encoding F0F1 ATP synthase subunit A, whose product MAGPIEQFEIKSLFPIAEVGGYQISFTNSAAYMVLTIAIASLFLILSTRRRGLVPNRAQSAAEILYEFAAKTLRDNAGEKGMRFFPLVFSLFMFILTANLIGMFPYAFTVTSHIAVTFALAMLVFLTVTLYGLYRHGLGFLRLFMPSGVPLILAPIIIPIEVVSYLSRPVSHSVRLFAVMLAGHITLKVFAGFVVGLSGFGALGILAAIMPLLMTVALTGLELLMALIQAYIFTMLTCMYLNDALHPSH is encoded by the coding sequence ATGGCCGGACCCATCGAACAATTTGAGATCAAGTCGCTCTTCCCGATCGCCGAAGTCGGCGGCTACCAGATCAGCTTTACCAACTCGGCCGCCTACATGGTGCTGACGATCGCGATCGCCAGCCTGTTCCTGATCCTGTCGACCAGGAGACGCGGCCTCGTGCCGAACCGGGCGCAATCGGCGGCCGAAATCCTCTACGAGTTTGCGGCGAAAACACTGCGCGACAATGCCGGCGAAAAGGGCATGCGCTTTTTCCCGCTGGTCTTCTCGCTGTTCATGTTCATCCTGACCGCCAACCTGATCGGCATGTTTCCCTATGCCTTCACGGTAACGAGCCATATCGCCGTCACCTTCGCGCTGGCGATGCTGGTGTTCCTGACGGTCACGCTCTACGGCCTCTACCGGCACGGCCTCGGCTTTCTCAGGCTGTTCATGCCCTCAGGCGTGCCGTTGATCCTGGCACCGATCATCATCCCGATCGAGGTGGTCTCCTACCTGTCGCGCCCGGTCAGCCACTCGGTCCGTCTGTTCGCGGTCATGCTCGCCGGTCATATCACGCTCAAGGTTTTCGCCGGCTTCGTCGTGGGCTTGAGCGGTTTCGGCGCGCTGGGCATTCTGGCGGCGATCATGCCCCTGCTGATGACGGTGGCGTTGACGGGGCTGGAGCTGCTGATGGCCCTGATCCAGGCCTATATCTTCACCATGCTGACCTGCATGTATCTCAACGACGCGCTGCATCCGAGCCACTGA